A stretch of Ectothiorhodospiraceae bacterium BW-2 DNA encodes these proteins:
- a CDS encoding 30S ribosomal protein S15 — MSLTCEQKSEIVKQYGKNESDTGSAEVQIALLSANIDGLSGHFKANIHDHHSRRGLLRMVSQRRKLLDYLKSKDVERYRSIISRLGLRK; from the coding sequence ATGTCACTAACTTGCGAACAGAAGTCCGAAATTGTCAAACAGTATGGCAAAAATGAGAGCGATACCGGCTCGGCAGAGGTGCAGATTGCGCTGCTGTCGGCCAATATCGATGGGCTTTCGGGCCATTTTAAGGCCAATATTCACGATCACCACAGCCGCCGTGGTCTGCTGCGGATGGTTAGTCAGCGTCGTAAGCTGCTAGACTATCTTAAAAGTAAAGATGTTGAGCGCTATCGCTCGATTATCTCCCGTCTCGGTCTGCGTAAATAG
- a CDS encoding 4-hydroxy-3-methylbut-2-enyl diphosphate reductase has product MAAELQLANPRGFCAGVDRAIAIVNRALELFGTPVYVRHEVVHNRFVVQQLQQRGAVFVDTLAQVPRQSTVIFSAHGVSQRVVDEARQRQLQVFDATCPLVTKVHLEVARHDRDGDNVVMIGHAGHPEVEGTLGRYHGSAGGEIVLVESVADVAKLAFKQPRPLYYVTQTTLSMEDTRDIVEALKRHFADIRGQNREDICYATQNRQEAVKALAQQCDLLLVVGSANSSNSNRLREVAARSGCESYLIDSAADIQLHWLQGRERIGLTAGASAPEVLVEEVIAYLQQQGVDYQPLPQRSNEEIIFPLPKMLR; this is encoded by the coding sequence GTGGCTGCCGAATTGCAACTAGCCAATCCACGCGGCTTCTGTGCCGGTGTGGATCGGGCTATTGCCATCGTTAACCGCGCGCTAGAGCTCTTCGGTACTCCGGTCTATGTTCGCCATGAGGTAGTTCATAACCGTTTTGTGGTGCAGCAGCTACAACAGAGGGGCGCTGTCTTTGTCGATACGCTAGCGCAGGTTCCGAGGCAGAGTACCGTCATTTTCAGTGCCCATGGTGTCTCCCAACGGGTGGTCGATGAGGCGCGGCAGCGGCAGCTACAAGTCTTTGACGCCACCTGTCCCTTAGTGACAAAAGTCCACCTTGAGGTCGCTCGTCACGATAGAGATGGGGATAATGTGGTGATGATTGGCCACGCCGGTCACCCTGAAGTGGAGGGCACCTTAGGGCGCTATCACGGTAGCGCCGGTGGGGAGATTGTGCTGGTCGAATCGGTTGCCGATGTGGCTAAACTGGCGTTTAAACAGCCAAGGCCGCTCTACTATGTCACCCAAACCACGCTATCGATGGAGGATACCCGTGACATTGTTGAGGCTCTAAAACGCCATTTTGCCGATATCAGGGGGCAAAATCGGGAGGATATCTGCTACGCTACCCAAAATCGTCAGGAGGCGGTTAAGGCGCTGGCGCAGCAGTGTGATCTGCTATTAGTGGTCGGTTCGGCCAACAGCTCTAACTCCAACCGCCTGCGTGAAGTGGCGGCTCGATCGGGGTGCGAGAGCTATTTAATCGATAGCGCGGCAGATATTCAGCTGCACTGGTTACAAGGACGGGAGCGGATCGGTCTCACCGCCGGAGCCTCGGCACCTGAGGTGCTGGTCGAAGAGGTGATTGCCTATCTACAGCAGCAGGGGGTTGACTACCAGCCGCTACCGCAGCGCTCTAACGAAGAGATTATCTTCCCCCTACCGAAAATGTTGCGCTAA
- the truB gene encoding tRNA pseudouridine(55) synthase TruB: protein MGRRRPKGRPVNGILLLNKPIGATSNHALQQVKRLYQAAKAGHTGNLDPLASGMLPICFGEATKYSAFLLDATKRYVGTCQLGVTTTTADAEGEVIESCDVPPLSLAQIESVLEQFRGEIEQLPPMYSALKHKGQPLYKLAREGKEIERQPRRVTIYELTLQQQRQDALLLEVFCSKGTYIRTLVEDIGKQLGCGAHLSQLERTAVGPFQASEMVTMAQLESVQSPAEREQWLVGLDRAVADFTPLSVTPTGEFYLQQGQPIQIAAAPASGWVRLYSGDGRFIGVGVVLDDGRIGPKRIIQH, encoded by the coding sequence ATGGGGCGTAGGCGACCTAAAGGGCGGCCAGTTAACGGTATTTTATTACTGAATAAGCCGATTGGAGCTACCTCTAACCATGCGTTGCAGCAGGTAAAACGGCTCTATCAGGCGGCTAAAGCGGGGCACACCGGTAACCTTGATCCGCTCGCGAGTGGGATGTTACCGATCTGCTTTGGCGAGGCGACTAAATATTCAGCCTTTTTACTCGATGCGACTAAGCGCTATGTCGGCACCTGTCAACTAGGGGTAACGACAACGACCGCTGATGCCGAAGGGGAGGTGATCGAGAGCTGTGATGTCCCCCCATTGAGTTTGGCGCAGATAGAGTCGGTACTAGAGCAGTTTCGGGGCGAGATTGAGCAGCTACCCCCGATGTATTCGGCCTTAAAACATAAAGGGCAGCCCCTCTATAAGCTCGCACGGGAGGGCAAAGAGATTGAGCGGCAGCCACGACGAGTGACTATCTATGAGCTGACGCTCCAGCAGCAGCGGCAAGATGCGCTGTTGTTAGAGGTCTTCTGCTCTAAGGGAACCTATATTCGCACCTTGGTGGAGGATATTGGCAAACAGCTCGGTTGCGGTGCCCACCTGTCACAGCTAGAACGAACTGCGGTAGGGCCATTTCAGGCCTCTGAGATGGTGACCATGGCGCAGTTAGAGTCGGTGCAGAGTCCGGCAGAGAGGGAGCAGTGGCTAGTCGGGTTGGATCGGGCGGTCGCCGATTTTACCCCACTTAGCGTAACGCCTACCGGCGAGTTCTACCTGCAGCAGGGGCAGCCGATTCAAATTGCCGCAGCGCCGGCAAGCGGATGGGTGCGGCTCTATAGCGGCGATGGGCGTTTTATTGGTGTGGGTGTCGTGCTCGACGATGGTCGTATCGGGCCGAAACGGATTATTCAGCACTAG
- a CDS encoding thioredoxin: MIKCGSPCRVGLWHSIAALLLLAVSAVSPLQAEIRDAQSHFFQETFYDFTEELALAQEEGKKGVLLFFEMDECPFCHYMKETILNRSEVQDYFREHFRIFSVDIEGDVEITDFSGAIMKQKEFATKAHRVRATPVTAFFDLEGQLVHRFTGKTSGVEEFLLMGRFVAEQHYKNERFVQFKRRHRQ; the protein is encoded by the coding sequence ATGATTAAATGTGGCTCACCGTGTCGTGTCGGTCTGTGGCACAGCATCGCAGCGCTGCTGCTGCTGGCTGTTTCGGCTGTTTCACCGTTACAGGCAGAGATTCGAGACGCTCAAAGCCACTTTTTTCAGGAGACCTTCTACGATTTTACCGAAGAGCTAGCGTTAGCTCAGGAGGAGGGGAAAAAGGGGGTGCTGCTCTTTTTTGAGATGGATGAGTGCCCCTTCTGCCACTACATGAAGGAGACTATTCTCAATCGTAGTGAGGTTCAGGACTATTTTCGAGAGCACTTTCGTATCTTTAGTGTCGATATCGAAGGGGATGTCGAGATAACCGACTTTAGTGGCGCTATCATGAAGCAGAAGGAGTTTGCGACCAAAGCGCATCGCGTTAGGGCAACCCCAGTGACCGCCTTTTTTGACCTAGAGGGTCAGTTGGTGCACCGCTTTACCGGCAAAACCTCCGGCGTAGAGGAGTTTCTGTTAATGGGGCGCTTTGTGGCCGAACAGCACTATAAAAACGAGCGGTTTGTGCAGTTCAAACGGCGTCATCGCCAGTAA
- the rbfA gene encoding 30S ribosome-binding factor RbfA: MKEFSRNRRLGELLQRELSALISHDMESPPGMLLTLSGVEVAPDLSVARVFVTFIPDELSQRQAWLLRLNRAAGHWRGELGRLLHLKRIPKLQFVYDSSVEQGARLSQVINQALASDKRERDKDGA; this comes from the coding sequence GTGAAAGAGTTCAGTCGAAACCGTCGTCTAGGTGAGCTGCTACAGCGAGAGCTCTCGGCGCTCATTAGCCACGATATGGAGAGCCCACCGGGGATGCTGTTAACCCTATCGGGAGTCGAGGTTGCTCCCGACCTATCGGTAGCACGGGTCTTTGTGACTTTTATTCCCGATGAGCTATCGCAGCGGCAGGCGTGGCTGCTGCGGCTAAATCGTGCCGCGGGCCACTGGCGGGGTGAGTTAGGGCGGCTGTTACATCTAAAGCGGATTCCGAAGTTGCAGTTTGTCTATGATAGCTCTGTCGAACAGGGGGCGCGACTAAGCCAAGTGATCAATCAAGCACTAGCTAGTGATAAGCGGGAGAGGGACAAAGATGGGGCGTAG
- a CDS encoding LysM peptidoglycan-binding domain-containing protein, with amino-acid sequence MQYTTLGRQLLLATLVSVVAVGCSSTQEIEEKPIVVVNTPEPMPAPEPEPVVEVQTAPVVESTVVPNGSYEVARGDSLWRISAKSAIYGNPYHWPMIYKTNRHQIKDADLIYPGQVLEIERNATTSQMEAAVAHARHRGAWSLGEIEESDRRYLVE; translated from the coding sequence ATGCAATATACCACTTTAGGTCGGCAGCTATTGCTCGCCACGCTAGTTAGCGTCGTCGCCGTCGGTTGCTCCTCTACCCAAGAGATTGAAGAGAAGCCGATTGTGGTTGTCAACACGCCGGAACCTATGCCTGCACCAGAGCCGGAGCCGGTAGTTGAGGTTCAGACAGCACCGGTCGTTGAGTCCACCGTCGTGCCGAATGGGAGCTACGAGGTCGCCCGCGGGGATAGTTTGTGGCGTATCTCTGCTAAAAGCGCTATCTATGGTAACCCCTATCATTGGCCGATGATCTATAAAACTAACCGTCACCAGATTAAAGATGCCGATTTAATCTATCCAGGCCAGGTGCTGGAGATAGAGCGCAATGCCACCACCTCGCAGATGGAGGCCGCTGTTGCCCACGCCCGTCATCGCGGCGCTTGGTCATTAGGCGAGATCGAGGAGAGCGACCGTCGCTATCTGGTCGAGTAG
- a CDS encoding translation initiation factor IF-2, with protein MSEVSVEKFAQLIDVDLSLLLEQLLEAGVSVNGASDRLNDEDKSRLLTYLRQKKSHGFGSAGEPQEAESEPVEDSLSATEPKKITLKRRSMSELKQKGSVGRSKSVHVEVRKKRTYVKRSLLDTPQSRQEDAQMVERLEQHLEESRQAKEEAVRREAAERERREEEARRKEAEARQLEEARKQAEEELRAKEEAARLAKEEEMRRQLAASDSARQAKGEPKVAVTTPKKGAKADRAATATAVVAAAAVTVEDEDELELPVVVAKDDYKDDKKRRIKKSRSGRVDEAKELHVASEKSGRRKKRKSLSPVVSSAPKHEFSKPTAPVVYEVSLPETISVVDLAQKMSIKAAEVIKVMMKMGSMVTINQILDQETAIIVVEEMGHRAVVMKENALEEEVIHQSGDEADAVTRAPVVTIMGHVDHGKTSLLDHIRETRVAAGEAGGITQHIGAYHVETGHGVITFLDTPGHAAFTAMRARGAEATDIVILVVAADDGVMPQTREAVQHSRAAGVPLIIAINKIDKPEADPDRVKNELAQLNVIPEAWGGDTMFVHVSAKSGEGIDELLESILLQAEVLELKAIDHGQARGVVIESRLDKGRGTVSSLLVQSGCLQKGDIILAGHEFGRIRAMLDEAGRPVERAGPSIPVEVLGLSGTPDAGEQFVTVTDERKAREVALFRQGKFREVKFARQQQAKLEQMFNRMEDGDVNTVNILLKADVQGSVEAISDALLNLSTDEVRVKIVAGGVGGINESDAHLAVASNAIIIGFNVRADSGAKRVIDEQEIDLHYYSVIYEVIDEVRLAMSGMLAPEFREAIIGLAEVRDLFRSPKFGAIAGCMVIDGMVKRHNPIRVLRDNIVIYEGELESLRRYKEDVNEVKAGAECGIGVKNYNDVKVGDQIEVYERIEVKRSL; from the coding sequence ATGTCAGAAGTCTCAGTTGAAAAATTTGCTCAGCTTATTGATGTCGACCTGTCTCTACTGCTTGAACAGTTGCTGGAGGCCGGTGTGTCGGTTAATGGTGCCTCAGATCGCCTTAACGATGAAGATAAGAGCCGCTTATTAACCTATCTGCGCCAGAAGAAGTCGCACGGTTTTGGCAGTGCGGGAGAGCCGCAGGAGGCCGAGAGTGAGCCTGTTGAGGACTCCCTGTCCGCGACCGAACCGAAGAAGATCACCTTAAAGCGTCGTTCAATGAGTGAGCTGAAGCAGAAAGGGAGTGTTGGTCGTAGTAAATCGGTGCATGTCGAGGTGCGCAAGAAACGAACTTATGTGAAGCGCAGTCTGCTTGATACGCCGCAGAGTCGTCAGGAGGATGCCCAGATGGTCGAACGACTAGAGCAGCATTTAGAGGAGAGTCGTCAAGCGAAGGAGGAGGCCGTTCGTAGAGAGGCAGCCGAAAGAGAGCGGCGCGAAGAGGAGGCTAGACGCAAGGAGGCGGAGGCGCGTCAGCTCGAAGAGGCTCGTAAACAGGCCGAAGAGGAGCTGCGTGCTAAAGAGGAGGCGGCGCGGCTAGCTAAAGAGGAGGAGATGAGACGCCAACTCGCAGCGAGTGACTCGGCGCGGCAGGCAAAGGGGGAGCCTAAGGTCGCAGTGACCACCCCTAAAAAGGGGGCGAAGGCGGATCGTGCGGCGACAGCGACAGCGGTGGTGGCGGCGGCGGCGGTGACGGTGGAAGATGAGGATGAGTTAGAGCTGCCGGTTGTCGTCGCTAAAGATGACTACAAAGATGATAAAAAGCGACGCATCAAAAAGAGTCGTAGTGGCCGAGTCGATGAGGCCAAAGAGCTCCATGTCGCTAGCGAAAAGAGTGGTCGGCGCAAAAAGAGAAAGAGCCTCTCCCCGGTCGTCTCCTCTGCCCCTAAACACGAATTTTCTAAGCCGACGGCCCCCGTGGTCTATGAGGTGTCGTTGCCTGAGACGATTAGCGTGGTCGATTTAGCGCAAAAGATGTCGATTAAAGCGGCTGAAGTGATTAAGGTAATGATGAAGATGGGCTCGATGGTCACCATTAATCAGATTCTGGATCAAGAGACGGCGATTATTGTGGTCGAGGAGATGGGGCATAGAGCCGTTGTGATGAAGGAGAATGCCCTTGAAGAGGAGGTGATTCACCAAAGCGGCGATGAGGCGGATGCGGTGACTCGTGCACCGGTAGTGACGATTATGGGCCATGTTGACCACGGTAAAACTTCGCTGTTAGATCATATTCGCGAGACTCGGGTCGCCGCTGGTGAAGCGGGGGGGATTACCCAACATATCGGTGCCTACCATGTCGAAACCGGGCACGGCGTGATCACCTTTCTCGATACTCCCGGCCACGCGGCCTTTACCGCTATGCGGGCGAGGGGGGCAGAGGCGACCGATATCGTCATTTTGGTGGTTGCAGCCGATGATGGGGTGATGCCGCAGACTCGGGAGGCGGTACAGCACTCAAGAGCCGCCGGGGTGCCGTTAATTATTGCGATAAACAAAATCGACAAACCCGAAGCCGATCCAGATAGGGTGAAAAATGAGCTGGCGCAGCTCAATGTTATCCCCGAGGCGTGGGGTGGCGATACGATGTTTGTCCATGTCTCCGCTAAGAGTGGTGAGGGGATCGATGAGCTACTGGAGTCGATTCTGCTACAGGCCGAAGTGCTGGAGCTTAAAGCGATTGATCACGGCCAGGCGCGAGGGGTGGTGATCGAATCTCGTCTCGATAAGGGGCGGGGGACAGTTTCATCACTGTTAGTACAGAGCGGCTGTCTGCAAAAGGGCGATATTATTCTGGCCGGACATGAGTTTGGTCGCATTAGAGCGATGCTAGATGAGGCGGGGCGACCGGTGGAGAGAGCAGGGCCTTCGATTCCGGTTGAGGTTTTAGGGCTCTCTGGCACCCCCGATGCCGGCGAACAGTTTGTGACCGTTACCGATGAGAGAAAGGCGCGCGAGGTTGCCCTGTTTCGGCAGGGGAAATTCCGTGAGGTCAAATTTGCCCGACAGCAGCAGGCGAAACTCGAACAGATGTTTAACCGCATGGAAGATGGCGATGTCAATACCGTGAATATCTTGCTAAAGGCCGATGTGCAAGGCTCTGTTGAGGCGATTAGTGACGCGCTGCTCAATCTCTCTACTGACGAGGTCAGAGTGAAAATTGTGGCCGGTGGGGTAGGGGGTATCAATGAATCGGATGCCCATCTAGCGGTCGCCTCTAATGCGATTATCATCGGCTTTAATGTCCGTGCCGATAGCGGCGCAAAACGAGTTATTGACGAGCAGGAGATCGATCTCCACTACTACAGCGTCATCTACGAGGTGATCGACGAGGTTCGTTTGGCGATGAGCGGCATGCTCGCCCCAGAGTTTAGGGAGGCTATTATCGGTCTAGCCGAAGTGCGTGATCTGTTCCGTTCGCCCAAATTTGGCGCCATTGCCGGCTGTATGGTGATAGATGGGATGGTAAAACGGCACAACCCGATTCGGGTACTGCGCGATAATATCGTCATCTATGAGGGGGAGCTAGAGTCGCTGCGCCGCTACAAAGAGGATGTGAATGAGGTTAAGGCGGGAGCTGAGTGCGGCATTGGGGTCAAAAACTACAACGATGTTAAGGTCGGCGATCAGATCGAGGTCTATGAGCGCATAGAGGTGAAACGGAGCCTGTGA
- the pnp gene encoding polyribonucleotide nucleotidyltransferase, protein MSATIKEFQYGAHTVRLETGEIAKQASGAVMCSMGDTVVMVTAVALQEAVEGRDFFPLTVNYQERNYAAGKIPGGFFRREGRPSEKETLTSRLIDRPLRPLFPDGFTNEVQVIATVMSLDPDIDAEIPAMIGASAALTLSGVPFHGPLGAARVGYRDGAYLLNPSMSELTESQLDLIVAGTESAVLMVESEAQLLSEEVMLGAVVYGHEQMQTVIEAIKALKAEAGKPDWEWQPPQANSALADAVAALASDGVSEAYQISDKMARYAKLSQIRSDVIAKLSDESAEVYWEAAEIGSAIGKLEKRIVRSQIIAGHPRIDGRDTATVRPITIRTGLLPRTHGSALFTRGETQALVVTTLGTARDAQIIDAIEGEHKDHFLLHYNFPPFCVGETGMVGSPKRREIGHGRLAKRGVAAVMPDPELFPYTVRVVSEITESNGSSSMASVCGSSLSMMDAGVPLKAAVAGVAMGLIKESDRFAVLTDIMGDEDHLGDMDFKVAGSAEGITALQMDIKIEGITRDIMAQALEQAHAGRLHILGEMNRVLAAPREEMSDYAPRYITFRINPDKIRDVIGKGGATIRALTEETGVSIDIDDEGNVKIASVDNIAGQEAKRRIELLTADVEVGMTYEGKVVKLMDFGAFVTVLPGKDGLVHISQISEERVEKVSDKLSEGDVIRVKVLEIDKQGRIRLSMKAADSD, encoded by the coding sequence GTGTCAGCTACCATCAAAGAGTTCCAATACGGAGCACATACCGTTCGTCTTGAAACGGGAGAGATCGCCAAACAGGCGAGCGGAGCCGTTATGTGCAGTATGGGGGATACTGTGGTCATGGTTACCGCCGTGGCTCTGCAAGAGGCGGTCGAGGGCCGTGACTTCTTTCCTCTAACGGTTAACTATCAGGAGCGTAACTATGCTGCTGGCAAGATTCCGGGCGGATTTTTCCGGCGTGAGGGGCGGCCGAGTGAGAAAGAGACCCTCACCTCGCGCTTGATCGATAGACCTTTGCGGCCACTATTCCCCGATGGCTTTACCAATGAGGTGCAGGTGATTGCCACCGTGATGTCACTTGACCCCGATATTGATGCCGAAATTCCGGCGATGATCGGTGCCTCAGCCGCGCTAACCCTATCGGGAGTCCCCTTTCATGGCCCTCTCGGTGCAGCTCGCGTCGGTTATCGTGACGGTGCCTATCTGCTCAACCCATCGATGAGTGAGCTGACCGAGTCTCAGCTCGATTTAATCGTGGCTGGCACCGAAAGTGCGGTGCTGATGGTGGAGTCGGAGGCGCAGCTACTGAGCGAAGAGGTGATGCTCGGTGCGGTCGTCTATGGCCATGAGCAGATGCAGACGGTGATTGAGGCGATCAAAGCGTTAAAGGCGGAGGCCGGTAAACCCGATTGGGAGTGGCAGCCGCCGCAGGCAAATAGTGCGCTTGCGGACGCTGTCGCCGCGCTAGCGAGCGATGGGGTGAGCGAAGCGTACCAAATTAGCGACAAAATGGCCCGTTATGCCAAATTGAGCCAAATTCGCAGCGATGTTATTGCCAAACTCAGTGATGAGTCGGCTGAGGTGTATTGGGAAGCGGCTGAGATCGGCAGCGCTATCGGCAAACTGGAGAAGAGGATTGTGCGCAGCCAGATTATTGCCGGCCATCCCCGCATTGATGGTCGCGATACGGCAACGGTGCGTCCCATTACCATTCGTACCGGTCTCCTACCACGAACCCACGGTTCAGCTCTCTTTACCCGGGGTGAGACCCAAGCGCTGGTAGTGACGACACTCGGTACGGCAAGGGATGCACAAATTATTGATGCGATTGAGGGCGAGCACAAAGACCACTTTCTGCTCCACTACAACTTCCCCCCCTTCTGTGTAGGGGAGACCGGTATGGTAGGGAGCCCTAAGCGGCGTGAGATTGGCCACGGTCGCTTAGCTAAGCGCGGTGTGGCGGCGGTGATGCCCGATCCAGAGCTGTTCCCCTACACCGTGCGGGTGGTGTCGGAGATTACCGAATCGAACGGCTCTAGCTCCATGGCTAGCGTCTGCGGTAGTTCGCTATCGATGATGGATGCAGGCGTACCGCTAAAGGCTGCGGTGGCCGGCGTTGCTATGGGCTTAATCAAAGAGAGTGACCGCTTTGCGGTGCTCACTGATATTATGGGCGATGAGGATCACCTCGGCGATATGGATTTTAAGGTCGCAGGCTCTGCCGAAGGGATCACGGCGCTACAGATGGATATTAAGATAGAGGGGATCACCCGCGATATTATGGCGCAGGCGCTAGAGCAGGCGCACGCAGGACGGCTCCATATTCTCGGTGAGATGAATCGGGTTCTCGCCGCGCCGAGAGAGGAGATGTCCGACTACGCACCGCGCTATATCACCTTCCGCATTAACCCCGATAAGATTCGTGATGTCATCGGCAAAGGGGGCGCGACCATTCGTGCTCTGACCGAAGAGACCGGAGTGAGTATCGATATCGACGATGAGGGCAATGTTAAGATCGCCTCGGTCGATAACATTGCCGGTCAGGAGGCGAAGCGGCGGATTGAACTGCTAACGGCCGATGTCGAAGTCGGCATGACCTATGAGGGCAAAGTGGTGAAGTTGATGGATTTTGGTGCCTTTGTCACGGTGTTACCGGGCAAGGATGGCCTAGTCCATATCTCCCAAATCTCTGAAGAGCGGGTCGAGAAGGTGAGTGATAAGCTCTCAGAAGGGGATGTTATTCGAGTTAAAGTACTCGAAATCGATAAGCAGGGGCGTATTCGCCTGAGTATGAAGGCGGCTGATAGCGACTAG
- the nusA gene encoding transcription termination/antitermination protein NusA, whose protein sequence is MNKEILLVVEAMSNEKAVDKEIIFSAIESALASATKKRYGNDIDVRVAIERSSGDYETFRRWEVVDDSQTQILEIPQRQITLSAAREDAPQIAVGDYVEEPIESIEFGRIAAQTAKQVIVQKVREAERSRVVDAYKSRVGELISGIVKRMERGAVILDVGNSVEALVSRDHLIPREAVRSGDRLRGYLYAVRPEARGPQLFVSRTVSEFIVELFKIEVPEVGEGVIEIMAASRDPGLRAKIAVRTKDQRIDPVGACVGMRGSRVQSVTNELNGERVDIVLWDDNPAQFVINAMSPADVQSIIVDEEAHAMDVAVADDQLSLAIGRNGQNVRLASELSGWELNVMTESQAEEKNESESQGTIAMFQDTLCVDEEVAIILVQEGFASLEEVAYVPIDELLAVEEFEEEIVTELRSRARDALLTREISQEEHRNDTANDDLATMEGMTPQLLQSLVAEGITTMELLAEQAVDDLIDIEGISSELAGKLIMKAREPWFSEQQNSA, encoded by the coding sequence ATGAATAAAGAGATTTTGCTAGTCGTTGAGGCGATGTCAAATGAGAAGGCTGTGGATAAAGAGATTATCTTCAGCGCGATCGAGAGTGCACTGGCCTCGGCAACGAAAAAGCGGTACGGTAACGACATCGATGTACGGGTGGCGATTGAGCGCAGCAGTGGCGATTATGAGACCTTTCGTCGTTGGGAGGTGGTGGATGACAGCCAGACCCAGATCCTCGAAATCCCCCAGCGGCAGATCACCCTAAGTGCGGCCCGTGAGGATGCCCCGCAGATTGCGGTAGGTGACTATGTTGAGGAGCCTATCGAGTCGATAGAGTTTGGCCGCATCGCTGCCCAGACCGCGAAGCAGGTGATTGTGCAAAAGGTGCGGGAGGCGGAGCGTAGCCGAGTGGTCGATGCCTATAAGAGTCGTGTCGGTGAGCTAATTAGCGGGATTGTTAAACGGATGGAGCGCGGCGCGGTTATTTTGGATGTGGGCAATAGTGTCGAGGCGCTGGTTAGTCGCGATCACCTGATCCCGCGCGAGGCGGTTCGTAGTGGCGATAGGTTGCGCGGCTATCTCTACGCGGTTCGACCGGAGGCGCGGGGGCCGCAGCTCTTTGTCAGTCGCACGGTGTCGGAGTTTATTGTCGAGCTATTTAAAATTGAGGTTCCTGAAGTCGGTGAAGGGGTGATTGAGATTATGGCCGCCTCACGCGATCCCGGCCTACGGGCCAAAATTGCAGTCCGCACTAAAGATCAGCGCATCGACCCAGTCGGTGCCTGTGTCGGTATGCGTGGCTCTCGGGTGCAGTCGGTGACCAATGAGCTCAATGGTGAGCGGGTCGATATTGTGCTATGGGACGATAATCCCGCTCAGTTTGTCATTAATGCCATGTCACCTGCTGATGTGCAGTCGATTATTGTCGATGAGGAGGCGCACGCAATGGATGTAGCGGTCGCTGACGATCAGCTCTCGCTCGCGATTGGTCGTAATGGACAAAATGTGCGCCTAGCGAGTGAACTCAGTGGCTGGGAGTTGAATGTGATGACCGAATCGCAAGCCGAAGAGAAGAATGAGTCTGAATCGCAGGGGACGATTGCGATGTTCCAAGATACGCTCTGTGTCGATGAGGAGGTGGCGATTATCTTGGTGCAGGAGGGGTTCGCTTCGCTCGAAGAGGTGGCGTATGTCCCTATTGACGAGCTATTAGCTGTCGAAGAGTTCGAAGAGGAGATTGTGACTGAGTTGCGTTCCCGCGCTCGTGATGCACTCTTGACTCGGGAGATCTCCCAAGAGGAGCACCGTAACGATACAGCGAATGACGATTTGGCAACGATGGAGGGGATGACCCCACAACTACTGCAGAGTCTAGTTGCAGAGGGGATTACGACCATGGAGCTGTTAGCAGAGCAGGCTGTCGATGATTTAATCGACATTGAGGGTATCAGCTCCGAATTGGCCGGTAAGTTGATTATGAAAGCGAGGGAACCTTGGTTCTCTGAACAGCAAAATAGCGCCTAG